The Iamia sp. SCSIO 61187 genomic sequence TCTTCTCGCTGATCGAGGTCGAGTCGGTCGCCGGGCTCGACGACGTCCTCCGCCAGGGCACCGAGGAGCACGCCCGCGACGTCGCCGCCCTCGTGACCGAGGGCATCGCCGACGGGACCGTGCGCGACGAGGACCCGATGCTGCTGGCCTACGGCGTCGTCGGCGCCGTCGGGTACTACGGCCACTTCCAGCGGACCGGGCGGGTGTCGATGCCGATCGAGGCCCTGGCCGCCTTCGTCGGTCGCTTCGTCGTGTGCTCGCTGGCCGCCGACGAGCGCATCGCCCGCCGCGTCCTCGCGCCCGCCTGAGGCCCGCACCCGGGCGGTCCGAGGGGACCCCCGGCCGCGGTTCCTGCAGGTAACGTGCGCCGAACCCCGATCGACGGACCTCCGGAGGCCCCCTGTGGCGCAGTTCTTGACCGACGAGTGGCTCGAGCAGGCCAAGGCCATCCGCGAGGAGTACCGCGGCAAGGCCGGCGCCCCGCCCCACGTGGTGAAGATGAACCTCAACATCAAGGAGTGCCCCGACGAGGTCGGCTCCGGCGGCGTGATGGAGGCCCACATGGACTCCACCGGCGGCGAGATGGAGATGGACACCGGCCACATCGAGGACCCCCAGCTGACCGTCACCCTCCCCTACGACATCGCCAAGGCGATCCTCGTCGAGGGCAACCCCCAGGCCGGGATGCAGGCGTTCATGTCGGGCCAGATCCAGGTCACCGGCGACATGACCAAGCTGATGGCCATGCAGTCCGGCGCCATCGACCCGGTCCAGGCCGAGATCGCGAGCAAGATCCAGGCCATCACCGACTGAAGCCAGGTCGCAGACGGGGCCGCACGCGGACGGGGAGCCGC encodes the following:
- a CDS encoding SCP2 sterol-binding domain-containing protein translates to MAQFLTDEWLEQAKAIREEYRGKAGAPPHVVKMNLNIKECPDEVGSGGVMEAHMDSTGGEMEMDTGHIEDPQLTVTLPYDIAKAILVEGNPQAGMQAFMSGQIQVTGDMTKLMAMQSGAIDPVQAEIASKIQAITD